The Treponema medium genome has a window encoding:
- the tsf gene encoding translation elongation factor Ts, which translates to MEIKASDVKALREKTGAGMMECKKALQECNGDAKEAEKFLKEKGLAAVEKRASRATSEGIIVVKTADSKAVMAELTCETDFVAKNADFIAVGDKIAETALAKGYTDVQQELSDMVLDLATRVRENMGLRRLTAVQAGSDEYISHYVHSDKKTGVIVVLKSDKSDVFADKAFQEFAYDCCLHAAAFTPLYVKKEDVDAAYIDEQLEVFRGQVAELQKPDNVKEGIVKGKLNKHLAEICFLEQAFVKDDKLSVAAKMKEVGKQLGANISLSKLVLWQLGQ; encoded by the coding sequence ATGGAAATAAAAGCATCTGACGTAAAGGCGTTGCGTGAAAAAACCGGCGCCGGTATGATGGAATGTAAAAAAGCCCTGCAGGAATGCAACGGCGATGCAAAAGAAGCGGAAAAATTCTTAAAAGAAAAAGGCCTTGCGGCTGTTGAAAAGCGTGCGAGCCGTGCGACCAGCGAAGGTATCATCGTCGTTAAAACTGCCGATTCTAAAGCAGTAATGGCGGAATTAACCTGCGAAACCGACTTTGTCGCGAAAAATGCTGATTTTATCGCAGTGGGTGATAAGATTGCAGAAACTGCCCTTGCAAAAGGCTATACTGATGTTCAACAAGAACTGAGCGATATGGTACTCGACCTTGCGACTCGTGTACGCGAGAATATGGGTTTGCGGCGCTTAACTGCCGTACAAGCGGGCAGCGATGAATACATTTCGCATTACGTCCATTCCGACAAAAAAACCGGCGTTATCGTCGTATTGAAATCCGATAAGTCTGATGTATTTGCCGACAAAGCGTTTCAGGAATTTGCTTATGACTGCTGTTTGCATGCAGCGGCATTTACTCCGCTCTATGTAAAGAAAGAAGATGTCGATGCGGCGTATATCGACGAACAGCTTGAAGTATTCCGTGGACAGGTTGCCGAATTGCAGAAGCCTGACAATGTAAAAGAAGGAATCGTAAAAGGAAAGCTCAATAAGCATTTAGCTGAAATCTGCTTTCTCGAACAAGCCTTTGTTAAGGATGATAAACTGTCCGTAGCGGCAAAAATGAAAGAAGTAGGAAAGCAGCTCGGTGCGAATATCAGTCTTTCAAAGCTTGTACTGTGGCAGCTGGGTCAATAG